A part of Kitasatospora acidiphila genomic DNA contains:
- a CDS encoding MerR family transcriptional regulator, with product MSNGDTTRYSIGELARRTGLAVRTIRFYADEGIVPPTDRSPSGYRRYDEDAAARLDLVRTLRDLGIDLPTVRRILDRETTLPEVAELHARAIEAQLGMLRQRLAVLRAVAERGASVEETDLMHRLAQLSDAERRSIISDFVEEVFAGLDANPELVAMMRAAMPELPEEPTVAQVAAWVELGELAQDPDFRAAVRRMAEYQAAERAAGDTTGLHHELTQAVREQVGRALADGLAPDSPAGAAVLDSLTAQYAQVFDRPDDAELRHWLLRRLDVAGDPRTERYWQLLSIVNGWPVPESLAPVMAWLAAALRAAPAA from the coding sequence ATGTCCAACGGCGACACCACCCGCTACTCCATCGGTGAGCTGGCCCGGCGTACCGGGCTGGCCGTACGAACCATCCGGTTCTACGCCGACGAGGGGATCGTGCCGCCGACCGATAGGAGCCCCAGCGGCTACCGGCGCTATGACGAGGATGCGGCAGCCCGGTTGGATCTCGTCCGCACCCTGCGGGACTTGGGGATCGACCTGCCGACGGTCCGCCGGATCCTGGACCGGGAGACCACGCTGCCCGAGGTGGCCGAGCTGCATGCGCGTGCGATCGAGGCGCAGCTCGGCATGCTGCGGCAGCGGCTCGCGGTGCTGCGCGCGGTGGCCGAGCGGGGGGCCTCAGTTGAGGAGACGGATCTGATGCACCGGCTTGCCCAGTTGTCCGATGCCGAACGGCGAAGCATCATCAGCGACTTCGTGGAGGAGGTGTTCGCCGGCCTGGACGCCAACCCGGAGCTGGTGGCGATGATGCGGGCGGCGATGCCCGAACTGCCCGAGGAGCCGACCGTGGCGCAGGTGGCGGCCTGGGTCGAGCTCGGGGAGCTCGCCCAGGACCCCGACTTCCGCGCGGCGGTACGGCGGATGGCCGAATACCAGGCGGCGGAGCGCGCGGCCGGTGACACCACCGGGCTGCACCACGAGCTCACCCAGGCGGTGCGCGAGCAGGTCGGCCGCGCGCTGGCCGACGGCCTGGCGCCGGACTCCCCGGCCGGGGCCGCGGTGCTGGACTCGCTGACCGCCCAGTACGCCCAGGTCTTCGACCGGCCGGACGACGCCGAGCTGCGGCACTGGCTGCTGCGGCGGCTGGACGTGGCAGGCGACCCCCGCACCGAGCGCTACTGGCAGCTGCTCTCGATCGTCAACGGCTGGCCGGTCCCGGAGAGCCTGGCACCGGTGATGGCCTGGCTGGCGGCGGCGCTGCGGGCGGCGCCGGCGGCCTAG
- a CDS encoding universal stress protein has translation MTTVDPAPTATPLIVSTALPVPPHPPGVLAACDGSDGSLWALDRAMTEAELHGLPLYVLGVVDPAQGGGHPVGLAEVLQDSVEHLSASMADGLRRAVHAVQQARQRPFTGPCSAHVACGQAIEVLLGAAAGHHTLVLGARGNGGFSRLLLGSVSSAAAHHAACPVLIVPAPPGR, from the coding sequence GTGACCACCGTTGACCCGGCCCCCACCGCGACCCCGCTCATCGTCAGCACCGCGCTGCCCGTCCCGCCGCACCCGCCCGGGGTGCTGGCGGCCTGCGACGGCTCCGACGGCTCGCTCTGGGCCCTGGACCGCGCGATGACCGAGGCGGAGCTGCACGGCCTGCCGCTCTACGTCCTCGGCGTGGTCGACCCGGCGCAGGGCGGCGGCCATCCGGTGGGCCTGGCCGAGGTGCTGCAGGACAGCGTGGAGCACCTCAGCGCGAGCATGGCCGACGGGCTGCGCCGCGCCGTCCACGCCGTGCAGCAGGCCCGGCAGCGCCCGTTCACCGGTCCGTGCTCGGCGCACGTCGCCTGCGGCCAGGCGATCGAGGTGCTGCTCGGCGCCGCCGCCGGCCACCACACCCTGGTGCTGGGCGCCCGGGGCAACGGCGGGTTCAGCCGGCTGCTGCTGGGCTCGGTCAGCTCGGCGGCCGCCCATCACGCGGCCTGCCCGGTGCTGATCGTCCCGGCACCGCCCGGTCGGTAG
- a CDS encoding winged helix-turn-helix transcriptional regulator, with translation MELPRLDYTSDCRARLAFEVLANRWDSVVVFTLAENGPLRPRALRARIGGISAKVLNDALRRLESNGLITRQVYAEAPPRVDYELTGAGRALLVPMAAMGEWAARYGDEVLAAQDRFAERRSDQC, from the coding sequence GTGGAACTGCCCCGACTCGACTACACCTCGGACTGCCGCGCCCGCCTCGCCTTCGAGGTGCTGGCGAACCGCTGGGACAGCGTGGTGGTCTTCACCCTCGCCGAGAACGGCCCGCTGCGGCCGCGCGCGCTGCGGGCCCGGATCGGCGGGATCAGCGCCAAGGTGCTCAATGACGCGCTGCGCCGCCTGGAGTCCAACGGCCTGATCACGCGCCAGGTCTACGCGGAGGCGCCGCCCCGCGTCGACTACGAACTGACCGGGGCGGGCCGGGCGTTGCTGGTCCCGATGGCGGCGATGGGGGAGTGGGCCGCCCGCTACGGCGACGAGGTGCTGGCCGCGCAGGACCGGTTCGCCGAGCGGCGGTCGGATCAGTGCTGA
- a CDS encoding TNT domain-containing protein, with product MTITLTKTSSLLTAVVAGAALLTVAAPAAHADSLPSDQCSADFYDGDARLGPAQLPSTGPVGREMFGYNRTGGASDQSFLQQYYDSAAGSWKYPPADGYVVVNNQPVEFDQTLPVGQDIDRFGSEYGSFLAPEGLPYAMRSIPPQSLDGNPAAGCNYHDYKVLKPFAVHAGPIAPWFNQPGYGWQYQLDATLVPGAPAKINVGWLITNGYLQRLI from the coding sequence GTGACCATCACTCTGACCAAGACCAGCAGCCTGCTCACCGCCGTCGTCGCGGGTGCCGCCCTGCTCACCGTGGCCGCCCCGGCCGCGCACGCCGACAGTCTGCCGTCCGACCAGTGCTCGGCCGACTTCTACGACGGGGACGCCCGGCTCGGCCCGGCGCAGCTGCCCAGCACCGGCCCGGTCGGCCGGGAGATGTTCGGCTACAACCGCACCGGCGGCGCCAGCGACCAGTCCTTCCTGCAGCAGTACTACGACTCGGCGGCCGGCAGCTGGAAGTACCCGCCCGCGGACGGCTACGTCGTGGTCAACAACCAGCCGGTGGAGTTCGACCAGACCCTTCCGGTCGGCCAGGACATCGACCGGTTCGGGTCCGAGTACGGCTCCTTCCTGGCGCCGGAGGGCCTCCCCTACGCGATGCGTTCGATCCCGCCGCAGAGCCTCGACGGCAACCCGGCGGCCGGCTGCAACTACCACGACTACAAGGTGCTCAAGCCGTTCGCCGTGCACGCCGGCCCGATCGCGCCCTGGTTCAACCAGCCCGGCTACGGCTGGCAGTACCAGCTCGACGCGACCCTGGTGCCCGGCGCCCCGGCGAAGATCAACGTCGGCTGGCTGATCACCAACGGCTATCTGCAGCGCTTGATCTGA
- a CDS encoding PrsW family intramembrane metalloprotease: MSRSHRVRRIASAVPLVALAGCAVLLVRLVQRQTGTTGLLVGLGLAILPVPFVLFVLTWLNQSARLPGRRLALCLAWGSCAATTMALFANGWASDWLTTTEGSVRGQLLGAQFASPVIEETAKGLMLLAAMLPLRRRLPRRGAGPSPRARVRLRHRAVATGLVLSGITACGFAFTENVLYLGRAFTDDQQQRLESIGLGLSPSLRDYDGTVQTFVLRALLTPFAHPLFTALTGLGLAVSLTAGRRWLARLAAPAGWLAAVALHSGWNAAAGLGTQGFLAVYTLLMMPAFAAVAALAVWARSRPRGLPRHDRPAPPVTPAHPVQPT, from the coding sequence GTGAGCCGTTCGCACCGCGTCCGCCGCATCGCGAGTGCCGTGCCGCTCGTCGCGCTGGCCGGCTGCGCGGTGCTGCTCGTCCGCCTGGTGCAGCGTCAGACCGGTACCACCGGGCTGCTGGTCGGGCTCGGGCTGGCGATCCTGCCGGTGCCGTTCGTGCTGTTCGTCCTCACCTGGCTCAACCAGAGCGCCCGGCTGCCGGGGCGGCGGCTGGCGCTCTGCCTGGCCTGGGGCTCCTGCGCGGCCACCACCATGGCGCTGTTCGCCAACGGCTGGGCCAGCGACTGGCTCACCACCACCGAGGGCAGTGTGCGCGGGCAGCTGCTCGGCGCGCAGTTCGCCTCCCCGGTGATCGAGGAGACCGCCAAGGGCCTGATGCTGCTGGCCGCCATGCTGCCGCTGCGCCGCCGCCTACCGCGGCGCGGGGCCGGGCCCTCACCGCGGGCCCGGGTGCGGCTGCGGCACCGGGCGGTGGCCACCGGCCTGGTGCTCAGCGGGATCACCGCCTGCGGTTTCGCCTTCACCGAGAACGTGCTCTACCTGGGCCGGGCGTTCACCGACGACCAGCAGCAGCGGCTGGAGTCGATCGGCCTGGGCCTGAGCCCCTCGCTGCGCGACTACGACGGCACCGTGCAGACCTTCGTGCTGCGGGCGCTGCTGACCCCGTTCGCCCATCCGCTGTTCACCGCGCTGACCGGGCTCGGGCTGGCCGTCTCGCTGACCGCCGGCCGGCGCTGGCTGGCCCGGCTGGCCGCCCCCGCGGGCTGGCTGGCGGCGGTCGCCCTGCACAGCGGCTGGAACGCGGCGGCCGGCCTGGGCACCCAGGGCTTCCTCGCCGTCTACACGCTGCTGATGATGCCCGCCTTCGCCGCGGTCGCCGCGCTGGCCGTGTGGGCGCGCAGCCGACCGCGCGGCCTGCCCCGCCATGATCGGCCGGCGCCGCCCGTGACACCCGCGCATCCCGTGCAGCCGACCTGA
- a CDS encoding ArsR/SmtB family transcription factor yields the protein MDAVFKALADPTRRLLLDRLREQDGQTLRELCEQLEMARQSATQHLDVLVRAGLVTVVRRGRERLHYLNPVPIHEIEERWIAGFDRPRLQVISAIKNQAEQERAMSDTPAGTTGSVPTYVYVTYIKATAEQVWRALTDADLTVRYWGHANVSDWQSGSAWEHRRTDGSGIADVVGEVLAAEPPTRLVVTFDGPVDPDPAHRPATVTFLIEPHEEIVRLTVTHENLPNEQALHDVSRGWPAVLANLKSLLETGAVLPQVPWEMP from the coding sequence ATCGACGCGGTCTTCAAGGCGCTGGCCGACCCGACCCGCCGCCTGCTGCTGGACCGGCTGCGCGAGCAGGACGGCCAGACCCTGCGCGAGCTGTGCGAGCAGCTGGAGATGGCACGGCAGTCGGCGACCCAGCACCTCGACGTCCTGGTGCGGGCCGGCCTGGTGACCGTCGTGCGGCGCGGCCGGGAACGGCTGCACTACCTCAACCCGGTGCCGATCCACGAGATCGAGGAGCGCTGGATCGCGGGCTTCGACCGGCCCCGGTTGCAGGTGATCAGCGCCATCAAGAACCAGGCAGAGCAGGAGCGAGCCATGAGCGACACCCCCGCGGGCACGACCGGATCCGTGCCCACCTACGTCTACGTCACCTACATCAAGGCCACTGCCGAGCAGGTCTGGCGGGCGCTGACCGACGCCGACCTGACCGTACGCTACTGGGGGCACGCCAACGTCTCCGACTGGCAGTCGGGCTCGGCCTGGGAGCACCGCAGGACCGACGGTTCGGGCATCGCCGACGTGGTCGGCGAGGTCCTGGCGGCCGAGCCGCCGACCCGCCTGGTGGTCACCTTCGACGGCCCGGTGGATCCCGACCCGGCGCACCGGCCGGCCACGGTCACCTTCCTGATCGAGCCGCACGAGGAGATCGTCCGCCTCACCGTGACCCATGAGAACCTGCCCAACGAGCAGGCGCTGCACGACGTCTCGCGCGGCTGGCCGGCGGTGCTCGCCAACCTCAAGTCGCTGCTGGAGACCGGCGCGGTGCTGCCGCAGGTGCCGTGGGAGATGCCCTGA
- a CDS encoding L,D-transpeptidase family protein produces the protein MKDFARFAGATARPPRDLMRRHGRALLCAVGLLAGATAACATPAFPPTPPAHPTLSGAPAADVPPLEPPPAPPVIAGLGPGTLALLPPDARQVLVATGSGADSPDTAVQLWTADDGGHWTAGPVWRAHNARQGWTAEHRSGDLHSPIGVFSLSDAGGQLPDPGTRLPYYRSDAFAVGGTGFEGESLSGAFDYVVAIDYNRVPGRSPLDESQPLGYYRGGGIWLHVDHGGPTHGCVTLTKDDMRTLLTMLDPAAHPVIVMGPADRLRQ, from the coding sequence ATGAAGGACTTCGCCAGGTTCGCCGGTGCCACCGCCCGGCCGCCGCGCGACTTGATGCGCCGGCACGGCCGAGCGCTGCTGTGCGCGGTGGGCCTGCTGGCCGGCGCGACCGCCGCGTGCGCGACGCCCGCCTTCCCGCCCACGCCGCCGGCGCACCCCACCCTCAGCGGTGCGCCGGCGGCCGACGTGCCGCCCCTGGAGCCGCCGCCCGCGCCCCCCGTGATCGCCGGCCTCGGCCCGGGCACCCTGGCGCTGCTGCCCCCCGACGCCCGTCAGGTGCTGGTGGCGACCGGCAGCGGGGCGGACTCCCCCGACACCGCGGTCCAGCTGTGGACCGCCGACGACGGCGGGCACTGGACGGCCGGCCCGGTGTGGCGCGCCCACAACGCCCGCCAGGGCTGGACCGCCGAGCACCGCTCGGGCGACCTGCACAGCCCGATCGGGGTCTTCTCGCTGAGCGACGCGGGCGGCCAGCTGCCCGATCCCGGCACCAGGCTGCCCTACTACCGGTCGGACGCCTTCGCGGTCGGCGGCACCGGCTTCGAGGGCGAATCCCTGAGCGGCGCCTTCGACTACGTGGTCGCCATCGACTACAACCGCGTCCCCGGCCGCTCCCCGCTCGACGAGAGTCAGCCGCTCGGCTACTACCGCGGCGGCGGCATCTGGCTCCACGTCGACCACGGCGGCCCCACCCACGGCTGCGTCACCCTGACCAAGGACGACATGCGCACCCTGCTCACCATGCTGGACCCGGCGGCGCACCCCGTGATCGTCATGGGCCCGGCCGACCGGCTCCGGCAGTAG
- a CDS encoding MFS transporter, which yields MSTTSRGPNERLGALLTQAQISNAGLARRVNDLGAQRGLTLRYDKTSVARWVSKGMVPQGPVPHLIATAIGGKLGRPVPLEEIGLGGTDPAPELGLAFPREVADAVRSATDLWRVDLELRRGAGGGRWSDTLAGTFSAAAYTTPVSRWLISPADGSVARGELAGPRPGGFRVGQADAAKLREAAQEARRWDSKYGGGDWRSSMVPECLRQEAAPLLLASYSDAVGRALFGATAELTRLAGWMAFDTGQHEAAQRYYIQALRLARAAADVPLGGYVLASMSLQAGYRGFAEEAVDLAQAALERNRGVATNRTMSFFHLVEARAQAKAANAAACGTALAAAESALERSRPGDPDPAWLDFYAYDRLAADAAECFRDLGMPAKVRQFTLEALAQPTEGFVRSHGLRLVVSAMAEAEAGNLDAAVAAGERAVEVAGRISSQRSREYLWELLRLLEQFQGEQQVRELTERARLMLATPV from the coding sequence ATGAGCACCACCTCACGTGGACCGAACGAGCGGCTCGGCGCCCTGCTGACCCAGGCCCAGATAAGCAACGCCGGCCTGGCCCGCCGGGTCAACGACCTCGGCGCGCAACGCGGCCTGACCCTGCGCTACGACAAGACCTCGGTGGCCCGCTGGGTGAGCAAGGGCATGGTGCCGCAGGGCCCGGTGCCGCATCTGATCGCCACCGCGATCGGCGGCAAGCTGGGCCGCCCGGTGCCGCTGGAGGAGATCGGCCTGGGCGGCACCGACCCGGCCCCGGAGCTCGGCCTGGCCTTTCCGCGCGAGGTGGCCGATGCGGTCCGCTCGGCCACCGACCTGTGGCGGGTGGACCTGGAGCTGCGCCGCGGCGCGGGCGGCGGGCGCTGGAGCGACACACTGGCCGGCACCTTCTCCGCCGCCGCGTACACCACCCCGGTCTCGCGCTGGCTGATCAGCCCGGCGGACGGCTCGGTGGCCCGCGGCGAGCTCGCCGGCCCGCGCCCCGGGGGTTTCCGGGTCGGCCAGGCGGATGCCGCCAAGCTGCGCGAGGCCGCCCAGGAGGCCCGCCGCTGGGACTCCAAGTACGGTGGCGGCGACTGGCGTTCGTCCATGGTCCCGGAGTGCCTGCGGCAGGAGGCCGCGCCGCTGCTGCTGGCCTCCTACAGCGACGCGGTGGGGCGGGCGCTGTTCGGTGCCACCGCCGAACTCACCAGGCTGGCAGGCTGGATGGCCTTCGATACCGGCCAGCACGAGGCCGCCCAGCGCTACTACATCCAGGCCCTGCGGCTGGCCCGCGCCGCGGCCGATGTGCCGCTCGGCGGCTATGTGCTGGCCTCGATGAGCCTGCAGGCCGGCTACCGGGGCTTCGCCGAGGAGGCGGTGGACCTGGCCCAGGCGGCCCTGGAGCGCAACCGCGGCGTGGCCACCAACCGCACCATGAGCTTCTTCCACCTGGTGGAGGCCCGCGCCCAGGCGAAGGCCGCCAACGCGGCGGCGTGCGGCACGGCGCTCGCCGCCGCCGAGAGCGCGCTGGAGCGCTCGCGCCCCGGCGACCCCGACCCGGCGTGGCTCGACTTCTACGCCTACGACCGGCTGGCCGCCGACGCCGCCGAGTGCTTCCGCGACCTCGGGATGCCCGCCAAGGTCCGCCAGTTCACCCTGGAGGCGCTGGCCCAGCCGACCGAGGGGTTCGTCCGCTCGCACGGCCTGCGGCTGGTGGTCTCCGCGATGGCCGAGGCCGAGGCCGGCAACCTGGACGCGGCGGTGGCCGCCGGCGAGCGGGCGGTCGAGGTGGCCGGCCGGATCTCCTCGCAGCGCAGCCGGGAGTACCTGTGGGAGCTGCTGCGCCTGCTGGAGCAGTTCCAGGGCGAGCAGCAGGTGCGCGAGCTCACCGAACGCGCCCGGCTGATGCTGGCCACGCCCGTCTGA
- a CDS encoding PadR family transcriptional regulator yields MLTLCILGFLAEEPLHAYELRTRISGLTGHVRPVSDGALYPALNRLRAAGRLTRHEEPGSAGAPRQVLTLTDDGRAELLGRLADPGTVEITDNNAFATLLAFLHLLPEPEDQLRVLRRRLEYIEEPASFFYDNGRAVRADEVDRFRRGIFVRAAAARRAERQWLREVTADLTLEIAAARQH; encoded by the coding sequence ATGCTGACCCTGTGCATCCTGGGATTCCTGGCCGAGGAGCCGCTGCACGCCTATGAGCTCCGCACCCGGATATCCGGTCTGACCGGGCACGTCCGGCCGGTCAGCGACGGCGCGCTCTACCCGGCGCTGAACCGGCTGCGCGCGGCCGGCCGGCTCACCCGCCACGAGGAACCCGGCAGCGCGGGCGCGCCCCGCCAGGTGCTGACCCTCACCGACGACGGGCGGGCCGAGCTGCTGGGCCGGCTCGCCGACCCCGGCACCGTGGAGATCACCGACAACAACGCCTTCGCCACGCTGCTCGCCTTCCTCCACCTGCTGCCCGAGCCCGAGGACCAACTGCGGGTGCTGCGGCGCCGCTTGGAGTACATCGAGGAGCCGGCCAGCTTCTTCTACGACAACGGCCGAGCGGTGCGCGCCGATGAGGTCGACCGGTTCCGCCGCGGCATCTTCGTCCGCGCGGCCGCGGCGCGACGGGCGGAGCGGCAGTGGCTGCGGGAGGTCACCGCGGACCTGACCCTGGAGATCGCGGCGGCTCGTCAGCACTGA
- a CDS encoding asparagine synthase-related protein: protein MAGADRALTGTLSGALRTPVTVLRAARKLARARWAEALDDAAVELTTRRGPMRPGVRPTMGAHSAADLAWVVPGPAARWLSDDALAAVALRLRLAARGPEPLLAPGAHRAKLALHHHAGNYRTLVQVAERHGQRVHAPFFDNRVLRAARLLPADLRLQPGARHALLRTVLAGAGRADLPPDWGRAPRPDRAAAARLGLRRAGDGLADLFRAPLLAEAGLIDLPAVRRALGSATDPYGEVPPGALDGLADLVAVELWLRRFEARRGGACWTGLPVPQRRALAGVRVG from the coding sequence TTGGCCGGCGCGGACCGAGCCCTCACCGGCACCCTGAGCGGCGCCCTGCGCACCCCCGTCACGGTGCTGCGAGCCGCCCGCAAGCTGGCCCGGGCCCGCTGGGCCGAAGCCCTGGACGACGCCGCCGTCGAACTGACCACCCGGCGCGGCCCGATGCGCCCCGGCGTGCGCCCCACCATGGGCGCCCACTCGGCCGCCGACCTCGCCTGGGTGGTGCCGGGGCCCGCCGCCCGCTGGCTCTCCGACGACGCGCTCGCCGCCGTCGCCCTGCGGCTGCGGCTCGCCGCCCGGGGCCCCGAGCCGCTGCTGGCCCCCGGGGCGCACCGGGCCAAGCTGGCGCTGCACCACCACGCGGGCAACTACCGCACCCTGGTGCAGGTCGCCGAGCGGCACGGACAGCGGGTGCACGCGCCGTTCTTCGACAACCGGGTGCTCCGCGCCGCCCGGCTGCTCCCCGCCGACCTGCGGCTGCAACCCGGCGCCCGGCACGCCCTGCTGCGCACCGTGCTCGCCGGGGCGGGCCGTGCCGACCTGCCGCCCGACTGGGGCCGGGCACCGCGCCCCGACCGGGCCGCCGCCGCCCGGCTCGGCCTGCGCCGGGCCGGCGACGGGCTGGCCGACCTGTTCCGGGCGCCGCTGCTCGCCGAGGCCGGGCTGATCGACCTGCCCGCGGTGCGGCGGGCGCTGGGCTCCGCCACCGACCCGTACGGCGAGGTGCCGCCGGGTGCGTTGGACGGGCTGGCCGACCTGGTGGCGGTGGAGCTGTGGCTGCGGCGCTTCGAGGCCCGCCGGGGCGGCGCCTGCTGGACCGGGCTCCCGGTGCCGCAACGGCGGGCGCTGGCGGGGGTGCGGGTGGGGTGA
- the trmB gene encoding tRNA (guanosine(46)-N7)-methyltransferase TrmB gives MYPHKATEAQHREHRIRTFQPRRGRMTQVQAGALDKHWERWGVAIDGTPLDLTELFGGLPVTLEIGFGMGETTAAMAAADPAMGILAADVHTPGHGALLNLLEQNGSQNVRLAAGDAIILIRDMLPEASLAGLRVYFADPWPKPKHHKRRLVQHGFLDLVLPRLAPGALVHCATDWEHYAEQMADVLSARPELVNLHPEGDGSSWLEDRGDGTVPGYAPRPEWRPLTKFERAGLAKGHVVHDLLFRKR, from the coding sequence ATGTACCCGCACAAGGCCACCGAGGCCCAGCACCGCGAGCACCGGATCCGCACCTTCCAGCCGCGCCGCGGCCGGATGACCCAGGTGCAGGCCGGCGCGCTGGACAAGCACTGGGAGCGCTGGGGCGTCGCGATCGACGGCACCCCGCTGGACCTCACCGAGCTGTTCGGTGGACTGCCGGTCACCCTGGAGATCGGCTTCGGCATGGGCGAGACCACCGCCGCGATGGCCGCCGCCGACCCGGCCATGGGCATCCTGGCCGCCGACGTGCACACCCCCGGTCACGGCGCCCTGCTCAACCTGCTGGAGCAGAACGGCTCGCAGAACGTCCGGCTGGCCGCCGGCGACGCGATCATCCTGATCCGCGACATGCTGCCGGAGGCCTCGCTGGCCGGGCTGCGGGTCTACTTCGCCGACCCATGGCCCAAGCCCAAGCACCACAAGCGCCGGCTGGTCCAGCACGGCTTCCTCGACCTGGTGCTGCCCCGGCTTGCCCCCGGCGCGCTGGTGCACTGCGCCACCGACTGGGAGCACTACGCCGAGCAGATGGCGGACGTGCTCTCGGCCCGCCCCGAGCTGGTCAACCTGCACCCGGAGGGCGACGGCTCGTCCTGGCTGGAGGACCGCGGCGACGGCACCGTGCCCGGCTACGCGCCGCGGCCCGAGTGGCGCCCGCTGACCAAGTTCGAGCGGGCCGGGCTGGCCAAGGGGCACGTGGTGCACGACCTGCTGTTCCGCAAGCGCTGA
- the lhgO gene encoding L-2-hydroxyglutarate oxidase: MADDFYDVLVVGGGIVGLSTARALLAQRPELRVAVLEKEPDLAAHQTGRNSGVIHSGIYYRPGSLKARFAVAGAAAMVRFCQEYGLPHEVTGKAIVATVPAELPRLAALAERGRANGLEVLELPPARLREREPAVAGLRALWVPSTGICDFAEVARCYARLAGERGAELLTGREVLGIERRADAVTVRTTGGAELRCAVLVNCAGLQSDRIARLAGDEPGVRIIPFRGEYYELVPYRRGLVRNLVYPVPDPAFPFLGVHLTRGIHGEVHIGPNAVPALAREGYDWGTVRLGDLGETLRYPGSWQLARRHWRQELGELHRSLSKAAFLRAVRRLLPSVDSPDLLPAAAGVRAQAVTPDGRLLDDFAFAGFDPADPRSPRRTVHVLNAPSPAATASLPIGAEVARRALAALTAGG; encoded by the coding sequence ATGGCGGACGACTTCTACGACGTCCTGGTGGTGGGCGGCGGCATCGTGGGCCTCTCGACGGCCCGGGCCCTGCTGGCGCAGCGGCCCGAACTGCGGGTCGCGGTGCTGGAGAAGGAGCCGGACCTCGCCGCGCACCAGACCGGGCGCAACAGCGGCGTGATCCACAGCGGCATCTACTACCGGCCCGGCTCGCTCAAGGCCCGGTTCGCGGTGGCCGGCGCCGCGGCGATGGTGCGGTTCTGCCAGGAGTACGGGCTGCCGCACGAGGTGACCGGCAAGGCGATCGTGGCCACCGTGCCCGCCGAACTGCCCCGGCTCGCCGCGCTGGCCGAACGCGGCCGGGCCAACGGCCTGGAGGTGCTGGAGCTGCCGCCGGCCCGGCTGCGCGAGCGCGAACCGGCGGTCGCCGGACTGCGGGCGCTCTGGGTGCCGTCCACCGGCATCTGCGACTTCGCCGAGGTGGCCCGCTGCTACGCCCGGCTGGCCGGCGAGCGCGGCGCCGAACTGCTCACCGGCCGCGAGGTGCTGGGCATCGAGCGGCGTGCCGACGCGGTGACGGTCCGCACCACCGGCGGCGCCGAGCTGCGCTGCGCCGTGCTGGTCAACTGCGCGGGCCTGCAGAGCGACCGGATCGCCCGGCTGGCCGGGGACGAACCGGGCGTGCGGATCATCCCGTTCCGCGGTGAGTACTACGAACTGGTGCCGTACCGCCGCGGCCTGGTCCGCAACCTGGTCTACCCGGTGCCCGACCCGGCCTTCCCGTTCCTGGGCGTGCACCTGACCCGGGGCATCCACGGCGAGGTGCACATCGGCCCCAACGCGGTGCCCGCGCTGGCCCGCGAGGGCTACGACTGGGGCACGGTGCGGCTCGGCGACCTCGGCGAGACGCTGCGCTACCCGGGCAGTTGGCAGCTGGCCCGCCGGCACTGGCGCCAGGAGCTCGGCGAGCTGCACCGCTCGCTCAGCAAGGCCGCCTTCCTGCGGGCGGTGCGCCGGCTGCTGCCCTCGGTGGACTCCCCGGACCTGCTGCCGGCCGCGGCGGGTGTGCGGGCCCAGGCGGTCACGCCCGACGGCCGGCTGCTGGACGACTTCGCGTTCGCCGGCTTCGACCCCGCCGATCCGCGCTCCCCGCGCCGCACCGTGCACGTGCTCAACGCCCCGTCGCCCGCCGCCACCGCCTCGCTGCCGATCGGCGCCGAGGTGGCCCGGCGAGCCCTGGCCGCGCTCACCGCCGGTGGCTGA
- a CDS encoding CGNR zinc finger domain-containing protein: MTASAIEFANTVVAKRGTLRDGLDGWLAEAGHPAAADRFRELRDAVRGLLSAATGGGEFAAADLAVVNAASSAAPRWPVLAHEADGTLTVREESVRADRTAEALAELAQDAVHLLGGPQRQELRACQGPGCVQFFVKDHPRREWCGPGCGNRARAARHYQKHREQQAS; this comes from the coding sequence ATGACGGCATCGGCGATCGAGTTCGCCAACACGGTGGTGGCCAAGCGCGGCACCCTGCGGGACGGGCTGGACGGCTGGCTCGCCGAGGCCGGGCATCCCGCGGCCGCCGACCGCTTCCGCGAGCTGCGGGACGCGGTGCGCGGGCTGCTGAGCGCGGCCACCGGCGGTGGCGAGTTCGCGGCGGCCGACCTGGCGGTGGTGAACGCGGCGTCGTCCGCCGCGCCGCGCTGGCCGGTGCTGGCGCACGAGGCGGACGGGACGCTGACGGTCCGTGAGGAGTCGGTCCGGGCGGACCGGACCGCCGAGGCGCTGGCGGAGCTCGCCCAGGACGCGGTGCACCTGCTCGGCGGCCCGCAGCGGCAGGAGCTGCGGGCCTGCCAGGGCCCGGGGTGCGTGCAGTTCTTCGTCAAGGACCACCCGCGGCGCGAGTGGTGCGGCCCGGGCTGCGGCAACCGGGCCCGGGCGGCCCGGCACTACCAGAAACACCGGGAGCAGCAGGCCAGTTGA